CACAGCTGTTAGTTCACCGTTTTTCGTTTTGTACACTTTCGATATATTTTTTATATCAATCATTGCGTGAACTCCTTTAGCTTGAAATAACCTCTTCGTTATGTTCAATTGTTTGCTTGTTTGAACAATAAAAAAACCTTTCTACCTGATGACAAGTAGAAAGGTTTCGCAAATATATACGTAGAACCGTTCTCTCATCTTTCAAAGTCTTAAACTTTGTGTGAATTGGCACCTTTGCATCGCTGCTGGTTGCCGGGCTTCATAGGGCACTTCCCTCCACCTCTCTTTATAAGAGTAACGCTATTAAGTTTGTTGTTTGACTATTATGAATGTTACTTTAACACGCTGAAGCAAAGACGTCAATTATTTTTTTAATATTTCGTACAAATATGGTACGGATTGAAATGCATAGATTTTTTGTTCGATCTCTCCGTTATTCGAAACGATTAAACAAGGCACACTTTCAATTTTTAGCTCATATGCTAAATCCCCTAAATAGTTGATATTTGCCATACCTAGGGGCAAATCTGGTAGTAATTGCTCAATCACTCCCAAAAATTTCTTGGCCACATCACATGTGCCACAAAGCGGTGTATAAATAAAAAATGCACTTTTCCCTTGTTGCTGTATCGTTTGTTCCCATTCTGGTCTTGTCCATTGTTCCATCAAGATGTCATTCCTATCTAACTAAAAATTTCGCCTGCTGTAATAAATCACGCAGGATGGCTGTCGGTGTTTTCTCCACTTCGATATATTGTGCAGGAATCGTATATTGCTTGGCTTCTGGGTACACTCGGTTCATAAGCTTCCGCAATTTTTCACCATTCTTATCCGCATCAAAAAAAGTTACGATTTCATCATGCTCAAAAGCTTCCAATAAATCAATTAAATCGACTTCGCTAATTGTGCCGTTTGTACAAAGTATCGTTACTTCCTCTGCTAAG
The sequence above is a segment of the Solibacillus sp. FSL H8-0523 genome. Coding sequences within it:
- a CDS encoding thioredoxin family protein, whose protein sequence is MEQWTRPEWEQTIQQQGKSAFFIYTPLCGTCDVAKKFLGVIEQLLPDLPLGMANINYLGDLAYELKIESVPCLIVSNNGEIEQKIYAFQSVPYLYEILKK
- a CDS encoding toprim domain-containing protein, which gives rise to MRKCLVVEGRADKLRLVPILAEEVTILCTNGTISEVDLIDLLEAFEHDEIVTFFDADKNGEKLRKLMNRVYPEAKQYTIPAQYIEVEKTPTAILRDLLQQAKFLVR